The window TCGTCCGGTTCCCGGTGGGCCCACGTTCCCGGATGAAGGCGGGACGGGACGACGACCGGACACGCAACGACGCCAACTCGTGGCTTCTCGGTAGTAGTGTTTCCGGCCATCGAACCGACCGACGGACGGCTCGAGGCGCACGGGACGCACCGCTGTCGGGGACTGACGATCGGAAAAGTATGATAGGATGGGACGGGACGCGACGGGACGGGATAGGACGAGCCTGGGTCCGACCCGAAACGGCTAGAACGACACCGCGTCGGGGCTGTACGGACTGCCGATCGGCGTCGGATCACGGTCGCTGTAGCCGACTCGACCGACCGCCTTCTCGCTCACGGCGGCGTAGATGGCGAAACGGGCGTCCTCCGGCGTCTCGAAGGTCTCGGACTCGAGGCGTGCGAGTACCTCCTCGACCTGTTCGGAGCCGTTCGGAAGTTCGAGGGTTCGGTCGCCGTGGGCATCGATCAGTTCCTCGGTGGTCGCGGGGTACTCGTAATCGTCGATGAGTTCGCCGGTGCCGTTGAGCAGCATTACGTCGTATTCTGAGTGAACGATGATTATAAACATTGTCCATAAACGATCTCTAGGCCGATACTACACCTTATACAGCTAGAGGGACCTTCGAGAACGGGCCGATCGACAGCTCCGGGACTGAAAACGACTTTAGGCCCGGCCGCGCTCGGGTGGAGTATGCCATACGCCGATCTGCACGTCCACACCACCCGCTCGGACGGCAGTCTCGAACGGGAAGCGGTGCCGGCCGTGGCGAAGCGCCACGGCGTGGACGTCGTCGGACTCACGGATCACGACCGGCTCCAGCCCCTCGAGGAGCCGGTCGTCGAGCGCGACAACGTGACGATCGTCAACGGAATCGAACTTCGGGTCGAGATTGACGGCATCGACGAGGTTCGGCCGCCGGGCGATCGGCCCGATCCCGGCCAGCGCGTCGACCTGCTGGGGTACGCGGTCGAGCGAACGGCCGAACTCGAGACCCTGACCGAGCGGATCCAGCGGGATCGGATCGAACGCGGGCGGGCGATCGTCGACCGCGTGGAGGATCGGCTCGGCGTCGACCTCGGCGTCACCGTCACCGACGGCTTCGGCCGGCCCCACGTCGCCCGTGCGATCGACGACCATCCCGACGTCGACTACGGCTACGAGGACGCGTTCGACGGGCTCATCGGCGGCGGTGATCCCTGTTTCGTACCGCGGAACGTCCCCTCGTTCGAGCGCGGCCGGGAGGTGCTCGCGGAAGCGTGTTCGGTCGTCGCACTCGCCCACCCGCTGCGGTATTCCGACCCCGAACGCGCCCTCGAGCGGGCCGCGGCGTTAGACGCCGTCGAACTCCACTATCCGTACGGCCGCGACCTCGATCTGGAACCCGTCCAGCGAACGATCGACCGCCACGACCTGCTCGCGACGGGCGGGACCGACGCCCACGAGGACGAACTCGGCGTCGCCGGCCTCTCGCAGGACGAGTACGAGCGACTGGGACTGCCAGCACCCGACGGGGACCGGTAATGGGTAGCGGGAACACCGGCCGATAGCGGAGGGTTCAATGTCTCGGGGGTCATACCTGCGTTCATGAACTGCCACTACTGTGACCGCGAAGCCGCCTTCGCAGCGGAATCCGACGGGCTGAAAGTCGGCCTCTGTGAAGAACACTTCCGCGAGCGGTTACAGGAACTCGCCGAGGCAGACGGACTCGAGACGCTCAAGGAACAGGTCGACGTCGACCGTGCCGAGTAACGGGAACTGACTCGCCGTTTTCGGGCTCTCCGTTTACGACGAAGATCGAGGCTCGAGTCTCGAGGCTCGAGAATCGAAGGATCGGCAATCCCGAGAGCGAGAGCGACAGCAGGGCGAACCGAACCGATGAGGTCGTCGATCGGTAGCCGTCAGCCAACGGCAGTCACCCGAACCGCAGCAAGAGTGCCGGACCGTATCAGGCCGTCCGCCCCGCATCGACGTCGATGGCGTCTACCGGGCAGACGTCGACACAGAGCATGCAGTCGATACACTGGGCCTCGTTGGCCGGATCGGCTTTCTTCTCGCTCTCGGGATGGCCCGGCGTGTCGACCCACTCGAAGACGTCGACCGGGCAGTCCTCGAGACAGGCCCCGTCCGCGATACAGAGGTCGAAGTCGACCGCCACGTGAGTCCCGTGGATGCCCAGTTCCTCGGGTTCGTCCACCGGCCCCCAGACGGCGTGGCCCTCGTGTTCGTCCACCTTCTCGCGGTTTTCGTTGAACTGCGGATCTATGGCCATTGCTAACAGGTCAAACGTCGGACAGTCACTTAAAAGTACGGACTCGAAGTCGCCCGCACCGACGCCCGGCCGTATTCCGGGTCGGCGATTCACCGGCGTCGCGGTTCGCCTCGAGGTCACCTCCCCCTCCCCCGTCAGCGATCGACGTCGCGGCGCTCGAGTCTGTCGTCGAGCAGTTCGCGCATCCAGGCGGCGAACCCGTGATCCCGGCCGTAGGTCCAGACCGCCGTCTCGTGGACGACGTCCGGGAGGTCGCTGTCCTTGAGCCCCGAGGCGACCACCGCCTCGCCGTCGACGAGCAGCAGTTTCGCCGGCCGTTCCTCGTTGACGGCGGTCGTCGTCCGCAACTCCTCGGCGACGACCACCGTCGCCTCCGGCACCGCCTCGTGGAACGTCTCGCGGTCGTCCTCGGTCGGCACTTCGACGACGACCTCGGGCTCCCCTTCGGCGACGTCACACAGGCCGGCGTAGACCTCTCGGTCGATCGAGTCCGGGACAGCGGCGACCAGATGGATCGATTCGTCGGCCTCCTCGAGAAACGTGACGATCCGGTCGGTGACGTACTCCGGGCGCGAGATGGCCCAGGTTCCCTCGTTCTCCCTGGAGTCGGGCCGCTCGAGTTGTTGCAGCGCGTTCTCGGCGGCGTTGATTCGCGAATCGTAGTCGTCGCGGATCCGCTCGATGGCAAGGTCGGTCGAGATGGCCTGGTACTCGCGCGGGTCGGACTGCTGGACGGTGACCAGTCCTTTCCGGTCGAGGCGTTCGATCGTGTCGTACACGCGTGAGCGTGGGACCTCGGCGACGTCGCTGATCTCCCTGGCCGTTCCGGACGAAATACGGGCGAGCGCGACGAAACACCGGGCCTCGTACTCCGTGAGCCCGAGTTCGGTCAGCGATCTGACGGCCTCCTCGCTGTTTGACACGGGCACGCTACGTTCTCCCGCGGCTAAAGGTCGGAGCCTTCTACTGACAGGTCCGGGACCGACTCCGGTCGCGGTCGGCCGCGTTCGTCGCCCCGTCCCCGTCGCCGAGCACCCGGAACTCGGTCCCGCCGCACGGGCAGCCGTCGGTGCTCCCGATCGGGTACAGAACGTCCGTTTCGGCGAGTCGGACCGCCAGGATCCGCCCGCAGTCGACGCACTCGGCCGCGCCACGCGTTCGGTTCTCCTCGGTCATGCGATGGGAGGTAGTCGGTGTCCACGGATAACGCGTCCGCGAGTTCGACTGGAGTATCCGCGCTCGTGCACCGGGCGTAACAACAGGGGATGGCGAAACGGGCCCTCGAGACATCCGCCTCAGTACCCCAGCGAAAGGGCCCGATTGACGACGAGCGCGACGAACACGAGCGCCAGCAGCCCGCCGAGTACGGCGAAGGAGACGCCCCAGCCGAAGAGATCGGCCAGGACGCCCGTACAGACCGACCCGAGCGCGCCGACGAACCCGTAGACAGTCCGGACGAGGCCGAACCCCGCACCCCGCTCCTCCTCGCCGAGGACGTCCATGAACCGCGGCAACAGCGCGGCCCCCCAGCCGAGCCCCGTTCCGATCAGGAGGACCGCCCCGCCGAGCGCGATCCGGCCCGGAACGGCCACCAGCAGGCCGAACCCGGTCGACGCGAGGACCATACAGCCGGCCGTCGCCAGGTCCCGGCCGTACCGGTCCGAGACCGCCCCGACGCCGACCTGCGTGATCGCCTGCACGACGAAGTAACTCGCGAACACCACCCCCGCGAACTCCGTCGACTGGCCGCGGTGCTCGACGAGGAAGGTCGGCAGGAACGAGGAGGTCGCCTGCCAGACGAACGCCGCGAGGATCGCGAGCACGACCGGGAACGCGATCTCCGGCCGCGAGAGCAACTCGAGGATGGGTTCTAGCTCGAGGCGGTCACGAACGGGTTCGTCCGGCCGGCGCGGCTCGGTGGGGCGAACTCGCCACGCGAACAGCACGAAGACGGGGATGGCGGCCGCGGCGCCGATCGCGACGGCGGGCCGCCAGCTC of the Halobiforma lacisalsi AJ5 genome contains:
- a CDS encoding DUF5789 family protein, with amino-acid sequence MLLNGTGELIDDYEYPATTEELIDAHGDRTLELPNGSEQVEEVLARLESETFETPEDARFAIYAAVSEKAVGRVGYSDRDPTPIGSPYSPDAVSF
- a CDS encoding PHP domain-containing protein, which gives rise to MPYADLHVHTTRSDGSLEREAVPAVAKRHGVDVVGLTDHDRLQPLEEPVVERDNVTIVNGIELRVEIDGIDEVRPPGDRPDPGQRVDLLGYAVERTAELETLTERIQRDRIERGRAIVDRVEDRLGVDLGVTVTDGFGRPHVARAIDDHPDVDYGYEDAFDGLIGGGDPCFVPRNVPSFERGREVLAEACSVVALAHPLRYSDPERALERAAALDAVELHYPYGRDLDLEPVQRTIDRHDLLATGGTDAHEDELGVAGLSQDEYERLGLPAPDGDR
- a CDS encoding DUF6757 family protein; the protein is MNCHYCDREAAFAAESDGLKVGLCEEHFRERLQELAEADGLETLKEQVDVDRAE
- a CDS encoding 4Fe-4S dicluster domain-containing protein, with protein sequence MAIDPQFNENREKVDEHEGHAVWGPVDEPEELGIHGTHVAVDFDLCIADGACLEDCPVDVFEWVDTPGHPESEKKADPANEAQCIDCMLCVDVCPVDAIDVDAGRTA
- a CDS encoding TrmB family transcriptional regulator — its product is MSNSEEAVRSLTELGLTEYEARCFVALARISSGTAREISDVAEVPRSRVYDTIERLDRKGLVTVQQSDPREYQAISTDLAIERIRDDYDSRINAAENALQQLERPDSRENEGTWAISRPEYVTDRIVTFLEEADESIHLVAAVPDSIDREVYAGLCDVAEGEPEVVVEVPTEDDRETFHEAVPEATVVVAEELRTTTAVNEERPAKLLLVDGEAVVASGLKDSDLPDVVHETAVWTYGRDHGFAAWMRELLDDRLERRDVDR
- a CDS encoding MFS transporter, which translates into the protein MRWRYRETVLVLSTLAFFATMVGRLAISPVVPMVTEDFGVSNSVIGIALTGMWMTYFLSQFPSGLFADRHGERPVILVAVGGTAVASVFLAVAPLFGIFLLGTLLLGAVAGLHYSVATTLLTRTYDEIGTAIVVHNSGGPLAGLIAPPSWRPAVAIGAAAAIPVFVLFAWRVRPTEPRRPDEPVRDRLELEPILELLSRPEIAFPVVLAILAAFVWQATSSFLPTFLVEHRGQSTEFAGVVFASYFVVQAITQVGVGAVSDRYGRDLATAGCMVLASTGFGLLVAVPGRIALGGAVLLIGTGLGWGAALLPRFMDVLGEEERGAGFGLVRTVYGFVGALGSVCTGVLADLFGWGVSFAVLGGLLALVFVALVVNRALSLGY